Within Sorghum bicolor cultivar BTx623 chromosome 2, Sorghum_bicolor_NCBIv3, whole genome shotgun sequence, the genomic segment AAAAAAAGTGGGCTACAACTCTGCCTATGTGAGCTTGTTCTATCCAAATAAACTTTGTCATCATCGAGTAAAGTATATTCTACTGTTGCTGTAAAACTCACACCAAAACGAAGTGAAAAAAAAGTACTGCAAAAACAAAGCCCGGCCGTCGCCAACGGGAGCCACGTTTACAAGGTCCCActttaccttttttttttgaaaaaaaaaacaacgatTCTTCTTTCCCCCCTTTTCACACTTTGCGCCACCGCCCGACCCAACCCATCCAAACACCCAACGACGACGTGGTCGGCCCGCCCACGGGCCCGTCATCCGCGACCCGATCACGGCCATCCACGTGTCCCGGACGCGCATCTGCTGCCGCTCAGCCCCCGCCCCTGTCTCTGTCTCGTCGTCGTCTCCTTCCTTCcccctcctccgtctccgtctccgtctccgccTGCCGCGCGCGCCTATAACTACTCCGCCACGGCCGCCCTCGCAAACGATCTGCAGTTTCTTCCACGCACAAATCATTTCTCCCCAGAGCGCACACGAACGAAACTCGCTCATCCTTCGCCTCCTGCAGCCGATCCGTATTTAGTTTCCGTGCCCACCCAACCCAAGGAGATCGATCGATGGGAAACTGCTGCCTCGAGAGGCCTCgccgcggtggcggcggcagtGCCGGCGCCGTGCATTACGCCAGGACGAACCCCGTGTGGGTGGAGGAGGAAGTGAGGGgtaggaaggaggaggaggtggcgcgcaagCAGGGCGAGGGCGCGCCGGCGGCAACCACGGAGGTGAAGATCAGGATCACACGGAAGCAGCTGGAGGAGCTGCTGCGGCGCGTAGAGGGCGGCAAgcacgccggcgccggcggcgcgcCCGTCCAGGAGGTCATCTCCGAGCTCCTGTCCGTAGTCAACACCAGCTCCAGCTTCCGGCACAGGGAGGAGGGGCAGTGGCGGCCGTCTCTGCAGACCATACCCGAGTCCGAGTGAGATCCAATTCATGGTGCTCGTCGTTGTTAGCATGTTCGGCGATGACCGTGGTATTTTTACCCAGAGTTGAGTTTTGTGCAGTTGAATAGTTGATGGTCGTGCTATTTACGATACGCATGGTGGTTGCCTCTGTGTAGGGTGTAGTCTTTTCTAGGATTGTGGGATTAAGAACAGAGGACGCATAGGCTATGTAGGGTGGGAGACTAGATGAGCATCTGTTCTTAGTTTAATTTATACTAGTATATGTTGTAGATAATTGGGAGATTATTTGTATGTAGTTAATTCCATTGGGCAACATATTTTggagttgtaaaactatgtACTATATACCCATTCTGAAATAATGTTGGTCTAGTTGTGCCCTAAGTCAACCAAATCCATTAATATTACTCCCTTGCACCcaatttataagtcattccaacttTATTAAAgaatcatttttttttcaaatttaatcaaatttataaaataaaatgatAGCATTTATGTTTTTTAGTGTTGCTGTCATAAATTTTTATAATCatttctataattttagttaAATTTGAGATTCTTTAACTTAAAAAAACAACATATAATTTAGAACGAAGGGAGTACGTAATATTGAAAATGGTATATTTATTTCTTCGGACACTCACTTTCTTTCCTCTTCACCCATGTCCATATATGTTTCCTCTCTCGTCCGTTGTTTCTCGCTCTCGCTTtgaatttgagctaaaaaaacCTTTATTGGTGCCCACTACTAGCATGTCATGGTTTGGTCACCTCGTGGCCTACACAATTAAGTTAGTTTTTTCTTGCCGAAGCATGTAAGCTGAAGGCTCTCCACCGCCAGCAAAGGCGAGGCTTGACTGTCAAAGCAAGGCTAGATAAGATTGGATTTGGAACCAGTCATGCACTTAGTGTCCAAGCTCGATCGCCACCATGGTGGCGAAGCTAATcaattctatttttgcatagagtTCAATTTAAACTAAGCTCGTATTAATTGAAAATATTTATAAGTTCAAAACTTAATTGTAAAAATGAATTAAATAATAAAATTATTGCTAGAAAGTAATTGCAAAAATAAAGAGAGCAAAATATGTAATATTTCGTTGCATTTTATTGGGATGTAACAATATAAAGTTTATAGCACATTGAACACGCCAATTTCCTATAAAGTCAGGGTTCGTAATAATACATAATATAGTGATACATCGTTCTCACACAcaaatttttatgaagacccaCAAGTTTGTTCGTGAATTTGCAACATTGTGCAGTTAGTGCTCAAAATTATATCGAACACAATAGAACGTCGTCGAGCCTGCCAACTTCCTATTCAGCCTTGGATGCAACTTGGGCCTAGATTTGTGAATTGTGAGGAAGCAAACGTGGGCTTGGGCCACAAATTCGGCCGAAATCAGAgtccgtcgccgccgcctcaGCTCCTCCTCTTTCCCCTCCATCTTCCTTCTGCAGTTTTGTTCCTTGCCTCGTGCCGCCTCCGTGGAGGTGGAAAACGAGCTGGCACCACCGCCGGTTCCATTGGGGAGTATGCTGCCGCCACCGTCGACGAGTGCAGGGGCGCAGGGCTCGGTGGACGGAGGCCGAGCCTACGGttggacgccggccgccgctgtGGCATTGTAATACAAGGGGGCCAGCCTGCCGGCCGGTGTCGCCGTAGTCATTCGGGAGACCGCCGTCGTTCAACGTTCATGCAGTGCACGAAGTCACCAATACCGCTGCTGCTAGTGCTGATCCAAATTAGCATGCCTCATAACATTTAATACATGTTTAATTAATCATCTAATCGATTTCTAACAAAACGAGCTCGGTACAGCCTCCATAGGAAGCAAATTAAACAGCCGGTGGCCGCAATGTGGGACGCAGGGGCGGTCCCAACCAACCAGACATACATTAGAGATCCCCAACCAACTGGAAATGGTTGAGCTACATCTCACTCATCAGGTCTTAGCGGTTGTAGTATAATGTTTGATCGGATAGATACACTGCAACTAATTAAACGTCCGTCTTAACTCTTAAGAGTTCGACCCAGCTCTCAAGTCTGAACTGAACAATTTTCATTTTTGGCATACATAGATTGATTGGCCCCATCTCATCATTGGTTAGAGAACTGCAGCCTGCACCATCTGGAAATTAAAAAGCAACGGTGGCTAGAAAAATAGTACTAAGGCGGAGTTAGATTGGAAGTTGGAACTTGGATATGCCGTCAACCGTCATGCTTCACTATGAAAGTTGCAATATTTGGGATGAAATCATACAAGGTGAGAGGACCATTTCAGGAATCAGGATGTTGAACTAGTGTAACACACTGTATTATTCATCAGAGAGGTAGCAATGGCATACGCTAACTGCTGATCATTTTTCGGTTGTGATATGGTTCATGATTAGAAGTCAGCCTAATTGATCAGCTGGAAATTCAGAGGATTCAGATGGCGACTACTCGACCACCAGAACAAATTATTACTAGCCGGTTTCCGTGTTTGAGAATATACTTACATTTGGTGTTTAGAACAActgataaaaaaaaaacagagaatcgtctgattttctagaaggaaaaaaaatcctATTATATTTCAAAAGATGTTAAAACTCCGCATTCGAGCTACACTTTAAACGTACTAGCATCTGCGATTATTCAGATCTCTGCTATAGTATAGGCTGAAAGACAGGGAAGTTAATAATATACTCCTTCCgtcctaaattgtaagtcattccaagaatctctaTAAGCAATTTCacgtttgactaaaattatagagaaaaatactaagattcgtaacgtaaagtgaatatatactataaaaatataattaagaatgaatctaatgatacttagttagtaccataataattattattttataatataaatttggtcaaacttagaaaaacttgactctctaagattcttggaatgacttataatttgggatgtaggaagtaccatatatatatgctgaggAACTGACGGTAAGTGGACAAAATTATACTGACGAACTGTTGCCTGCATTGTCAGATTAACTCTGATGAGTGAAAAATATGACTAACGACTTACAGTGATTCAACTAGTATTCTTTCTCTGTGGTCCCGTGTTATCAAGGCATATTTGTATGACACTAGCTAGCATTAGCAAGATGCACTACAGTTTCATCTAACCTTCAAAACGCGACAcaagcatttttttttctacAAGCTGCTATGTGGCTAGCTTCCTCATTCATTAAAATGACACAAGGAAGCGGGCAGGGCGTAAGgaccttttttttttacatAAAATTGATGGTGTAAGGACCTAATTAATCAGCATATAAGAAACTCAAGTGGCATACTGGCACCGTGGCACGCTATGTAAGCCTAAGCTGTCATCATGGAGTAAACTATTGTACTGTTGCTGTAAAACTCAGCCgcaaccaaggccttgtttagttccgaaaactgaaactgtagcacttttgttcgtttgtggtaaatattgtccaatcatagactaactagggtcaaaagattcgtctcgtgatttacagtcaaactgtgtgattaatttttattttcgtctatatttaatgcttcatgcatatgccgcaagattcgatgtgacagagaattttgaaaactttttggatttcggggtgaagtaaacaaggcacaAGTGAAAAAAACAAAgtactgcaaaaaaaaaaaacaaaggccCGGTCGTACGTAGCTAACGAGAGCCACGTTTACAAGGTCCCACTCTGCTTTTTAACTCGATTCCCCTTTTTTCCCCCATTTCACACTTTGCGCCACCGCCAGAGCCCGATCCGGCCCATCCAACACCCGCCGACGCGCCAGCGCGGCGACGTGGTCGGCCCGCCCACGGGCCCGTTCATCCGCGACCCGATCACGGCCATCCACGTGTCCCGGACGCCCATCTGCTGGCCGCTGCAGCTGCTGCTCAGCCCCCTCCCCTGTGTCGTCGTCGACTCGTCGtccctcctccgtctccgcccGCCGCGTGCGCCTATATCTACTCTACCACGGCCGCCCTCGCAAATGATCTGCGGCTTCTTCCACGCACCAATCCCCGATCGCACTCGAATCGCCTCCAGCAACCGGTCCGTATTAATTTAGTGTCCGTGTCCACCCAAGGAGATCGATCGATGGGAAACTGCTGCCTCGAGAGGCCTCGTCGCGGTGGCGGTGGACGTGCTGGCGCCGTGCATTACGCCCGGAAGAACCCCGTGTGGGTGGAGAACGACGACGTGGGGGACAGGAAGGAGGAGGCGCGCAAGGGCGAGGGCGCCggcgcggcgccggcggcggccacgGAGGTGAAGATCAGGATCACAAGGAAGCAGCTGGAGGAGCTGCTGCGGCGCGTAGAGGAcgggaagcacggcggcggtggcggtggcggcgcgccCGTCCAGGAGGTCATCTCGGAGCTCCTGTGCGTGGCCAGCACTAGCTCCAACTTCCGGCACAGGGAGGAGGAGCAGTGGCGGCCGTCGCTGCAGACCATACCCGAGTGAGAGGGATCTAATAGATGGTTATGGTACTTGATATTATCTCCCgtattagttatttatttagtaCCTCCATCGATCCATACATGCTTGCTTCGCTTGTTGGAATGGGTTGTATGAATGAAAGTGGGTCTATCCACGATCTCATAAATAAATAGATTTAACTTTTATGATTGTGAAAATTCGTAAAAGTTAAATCTGTTTATATTTATGGGCTCGTGGATAGATTTATTCGTGTCGCTAGTCACTTGTTACTCATATTTATTGTAGTGGTATTACAAGGAGTGTATATTTACTAGTTCTTGGATCAGGAAATCAGTCTATGTTGAGTTAGATAGATATTTAGGCTATGCAGCGTAGTTGATCTTGGTGTTTAGTTGACTATTGCATGTGAAGTCATCTTGGCTTGTTTATTTTGTTTTGGACATTGGACTGTCCAACCGTGGAGTACGGATTATTGTAGAGCTTGTTCTGTGAATTGTTAGTAATTTTAGCTCCTTTCAGCTTGGTAGAACTGTATGGAGCTGTGGACGGTTAGTTTCTAAATTTGTACTGTACTGTGTTATTGCACTGTTTCCGTTTTCGGTTTAGTAGTGCTCTACTGCTCTCTGTCCCAGGCGGCCGAATTCGGTTTTGACCATTGCCTAGAAGGGTCTTTAATGTAATACAGTGTCAAATCCGctgatcatggatgaagccgcAGCAGGAATATATATTGACATAGTACAGCAGAAGTGTTGTAGAACCACAACAACTCCTCTGATCATGGATGAGTATTACTGTATTACTATGTCTTTTAGCCCTTAGGCATGTTCGTAGTAGCAGCACTTTTGTGTAAAGCACGTAGGCAACGTGGCGTAGAGGCTGGAGTTCAGAGTGGCAGCACTTTTGTGCAGTGACGGATTCAGGATTAAGAGAAGAGGAGGCTTAACTCATCTTCAACCTCTAAAGCCCCTCCTCCATCTCTCtcatgtctataaaaattaggAGAGGCTCCATTGTCGCGGCAGCGGTAGGGGAGACTTGAGCCCCGCCCGCGCCATCACTAGATCCACCCATGCTTTTGTGTAGGTGTGGCCGCGCCCTGCAGCTGGGGACGTGGAGGCTGGAGTTTGAGTGGCTGAGATGGTGAACCTCCACTTGATCATGAATTATGATTATTCCGGGCTTCCGCCTGCTGATTTCCGAGCATGTCATCCTGCATTTGTTcttctatttattttttattttggatTTTCTCCAAACAATTCGAATTCCTTGTTTCCATTTTG encodes:
- the LOC8084043 gene encoding uncharacterized protein LOC8084043, with product MGNCCLERPRRGGGGSAGAVHYARTNPVWVEEEVRGRKEEEVARKQGEGAPAATTEVKIRITRKQLEELLRRVEGGKHAGAGGAPVQEVISELLSVVNTSSSFRHREEGQWRPSLQTIPESE
- the LOC8080118 gene encoding uncharacterized protein LOC8080118; this translates as MGNCCLERPRRGGGGRAGAVHYARKNPVWVENDDVGDRKEEARKGEGAGAAPAAATEVKIRITRKQLEELLRRVEDGKHGGGGGGGAPVQEVISELLCVASTSSNFRHREEEQWRPSLQTIPE